Proteins co-encoded in one Metabacillus sp. KUDC1714 genomic window:
- the hemL gene encoding glutamate-1-semialdehyde 2,1-aminomutase, producing the protein MKSYVKSEQAFQKAQSLMPGGVNSPVRAFKSVGMNPIFMEHGKGSKITDIDGNEYIDYVLSWGPLIHGHAHDTVVEAIKKVVESGTSFGAPTLIENELASLVIERVPSIEIVRMVSSGTEATMSALRLARGYTGRNKIIKFEGCYHGHGDSLLIKAGSGVATLGLPDSPGVPEGVAKNTITVPYNDLESVRYAFEQFGEDIAGVIVEPVAGNMGVVPPQPGFLEGLRDLTEQYGALLIFDEVMTGFRVDYGCAQGYYGVTPDITCLGKVIGGGLPVGAYGGKLDIMQQIAPSGPIYQAGTLSGNPLAMTAGYETLKLLTKESYIEFKRKADRLEDGLSKAANEYEIPHTINRAGSMIGFFFTNEKVTNYEVAKTSNLEYFASYYRSMANEGVFLPPSQFEGLFLSTAHSDEDIDYTIEAAKKAFAALK; encoded by the coding sequence ATGAAAAGCTATGTTAAAAGTGAACAAGCGTTTCAAAAAGCACAGTCGTTAATGCCAGGAGGAGTAAATAGTCCTGTGCGTGCTTTTAAATCAGTGGGAATGAACCCAATTTTTATGGAACATGGGAAGGGTTCTAAAATAACTGATATCGATGGAAATGAATACATCGATTATGTATTATCATGGGGACCACTTATTCATGGTCATGCTCACGATACAGTTGTAGAAGCAATTAAAAAGGTCGTTGAATCCGGGACAAGCTTTGGTGCGCCAACATTAATAGAGAACGAATTGGCTAGTCTTGTGATTGAGCGTGTGCCATCAATTGAAATTGTGAGAATGGTTAGCTCTGGAACTGAAGCTACTATGAGTGCATTACGCTTAGCACGTGGGTATACAGGACGTAATAAGATAATAAAATTTGAGGGCTGCTACCATGGACATGGTGACTCATTATTAATAAAGGCAGGATCAGGAGTGGCTACACTAGGATTACCAGATAGTCCTGGAGTTCCAGAAGGTGTTGCTAAAAATACAATTACTGTTCCATATAATGATCTTGAAAGCGTTCGTTATGCATTTGAGCAATTTGGAGAAGATATTGCAGGCGTCATCGTTGAGCCAGTCGCTGGAAATATGGGGGTTGTACCACCACAGCCAGGCTTTTTAGAAGGCTTGCGTGATTTAACTGAGCAATATGGTGCTCTTCTCATATTTGATGAAGTAATGACAGGCTTCCGTGTAGATTACGGCTGTGCACAAGGCTACTATGGCGTAACACCTGATATAACATGCTTAGGGAAAGTAATAGGCGGCGGACTCCCTGTAGGTGCTTATGGAGGTAAACTTGACATAATGCAGCAAATTGCGCCAAGTGGTCCTATTTACCAAGCAGGAACATTGTCAGGAAACCCGCTTGCAATGACAGCAGGCTATGAAACATTAAAGCTACTTACTAAGGAGTCGTATATAGAGTTTAAGCGTAAAGCTGATCGTCTTGAAGACGGTTTGTCAAAGGCTGCAAATGAATATGAAATTCCTCATACGATTAATCGTGCAGGATCTATGATTGGATTCTTCTTTACGAATGAAAAAGTAACAAACTATGAAGTAGCAAAAACGTCAAATCTTGAGTATTTTGCAAGCTATTATAGAAGTATGGCAAATGAAGGAGTGTTCCTACCTCCTTCACAATTTGAAGGCTTGTTTTTATCAACAGCTCATAGTGATGAGGATATTGATTATACAATTGAAGCAGCAAAAAAGGCATTTGCTGCGTTGAAATAG
- the hemB gene encoding porphobilinogen synthase, giving the protein MDIQFSRHRRLRNSANMRAMLRENHLRVEDFIYPIFVVEGEKKKNEVSSMPGVFQISLDLLNEEIEEVVSLGIKSIILFGVPDSDHKDEVGSGAYHDHGIVQLATRQVKEVYPDLIVVADTCLCEFTDHGHCGIVENGQVLNDPTLDLLARTAVSQVKAGADIIAPSNMMDGFVAAIRHGLDEAGFEHIPIMSYAVKYSSAYYGPFRDAAQSAPQFGDRKTYQMDPANREEAIREAGSDLDEGADFLIVKPALAYLDIIRDVKNNFNAPIVAYNVSGEYSMIKAAALNGWVDEKTIVMETLLGMKRAGVDLIITYFAKDVARWLKEE; this is encoded by the coding sequence ATGGATATTCAATTTTCAAGACATCGTCGCTTGCGTAACAGCGCAAATATGAGAGCAATGTTAAGAGAAAATCATCTTCGAGTAGAGGATTTTATCTACCCAATTTTTGTTGTTGAGGGAGAAAAAAAGAAAAACGAAGTCTCGTCAATGCCAGGGGTTTTTCAGATTTCATTGGATCTTTTAAATGAGGAAATTGAAGAAGTAGTTTCTTTAGGAATCAAGTCAATTATATTATTTGGGGTTCCAGATTCAGATCATAAGGATGAAGTAGGTTCTGGTGCGTATCATGATCATGGCATTGTTCAATTAGCAACGAGACAAGTGAAAGAAGTATACCCAGATCTTATCGTTGTTGCTGATACTTGTCTTTGTGAATTTACAGACCACGGCCATTGTGGAATCGTTGAAAATGGTCAAGTACTTAATGACCCCACACTAGATTTATTAGCGCGAACTGCAGTGAGTCAAGTTAAGGCTGGAGCTGATATCATTGCCCCTTCTAATATGATGGACGGTTTTGTTGCAGCGATTCGCCATGGCTTAGATGAGGCCGGCTTTGAACATATTCCAATTATGTCTTATGCAGTAAAATATTCAAGTGCTTACTATGGTCCATTCCGTGATGCAGCTCAAAGTGCTCCACAATTCGGTGATCGTAAAACCTATCAAATGGATCCTGCTAATCGTGAGGAAGCAATACGGGAAGCAGGGTCAGATCTTGATGAAGGTGCAGATTTCTTAATTGTTAAACCCGCATTAGCTTATTTAGATATCATTCGCGATGTCAAAAATAACTTTAATGCACCGATTGTTGCTTACAATGTTAGTGGGGAATATTCAATGATTAAAGCAGCAGCTCTAAACGGCTGGGTAGATGAAAAAACGATTGTTATGGAAACTTTATTAGGGATGAAGCGTGCAGGTGTGGATTTAATTATCACTTACTTTGCAAAGGATGTTGCTCGCTGGTTAAAAGAAGAGTAG
- a CDS encoding uroporphyrinogen-III synthase codes for MAAGLPLQGKRVLITRAQAQVQEFIDKIESAGGVAITAPLLEIRANNVNEQAIKATIQNLRSFDCIVFTSVNGVTFFQSYLDKWNISYTKLDHLIAASVGRKTSKQMEQLGLAVSIIPEEYVAEKLTESITKNLKSQSRVLVIRGNLARPVLVTGLKRNGYNVTDLVVYETLHNMNEAEKLRKYVQNDKLDYITFTSSSTVDSFMNVFKQDELHENLKKVTFVCIGPITNDTLKEYGFEGIIPASYTIEDMIKLMIELEQR; via the coding sequence ATGGCAGCAGGCCTTCCTTTACAAGGCAAGCGAGTATTAATAACAAGGGCACAGGCTCAAGTGCAAGAGTTTATTGACAAAATTGAATCAGCAGGCGGAGTAGCAATTACTGCTCCGCTTTTGGAGATTAGAGCTAATAATGTAAATGAGCAAGCGATAAAGGCAACAATTCAAAATCTCAGGAGCTTTGACTGTATTGTGTTTACAAGTGTAAATGGAGTGACTTTTTTTCAAAGCTATTTAGATAAATGGAATATTTCTTATACAAAGCTAGATCATTTAATTGCTGCATCTGTTGGTAGAAAGACAAGTAAACAAATGGAGCAATTAGGGTTAGCTGTTTCGATAATCCCTGAGGAATATGTCGCAGAAAAACTGACAGAAAGTATAACAAAAAACCTTAAATCTCAATCTAGGGTTTTGGTTATCCGTGGTAACCTTGCACGTCCTGTACTGGTAACTGGGTTAAAACGAAATGGTTATAATGTGACAGACCTTGTTGTCTATGAAACGTTACATAATATGAATGAAGCTGAAAAACTAAGAAAATATGTTCAAAATGATAAACTAGACTATATTACTTTTACTAGTTCTTCAACAGTTGATAGCTTTATGAACGTATTCAAGCAGGATGAGCTCCATGAGAACCTAAAGAAAGTGACCTTTGTTTGTATTGGGCCAATAACTAACGATACATTAAAGGAATACGGGTTTGAAGGCATTATACCTGCTTCGTACACCATTGAAGATATGATAAAGCTCATGATCGAGCTTGAACAGAGATGA
- the hemC gene encoding hydroxymethylbilane synthase has translation MRKIVVGSRRSKLALTQTNWVINQLKSFGLPFEFEIKEIVTKGDRILDVTLSKVGGKGLFVKEIEQAMIDGEIDMAVHSMKDMPGVLPDGLTIGCIPKREDHRDVLISKDHKKLAELPKGSVIGTSSLRRSAQLLIERPDLEIKWIRGNIDTRLEKLKTEEYDAIILAAAGLSRMGWSKEVVTEFLEPEVCLPAVGQGALAIECRENDNELLDLLAKFTDKATQLAVNAERTFLTKMEGGCQVPIAGFATVNENQEITFTGLIASPDGKEVYKQQLTGKDPVVIGGDVSTILTEQGAKVLIDRVKAELDQ, from the coding sequence ATGCGTAAAATTGTTGTAGGTTCAAGACGAAGTAAACTAGCGTTAACACAAACGAACTGGGTGATAAATCAACTAAAATCCTTTGGCTTACCTTTTGAATTCGAGATTAAGGAAATTGTAACAAAAGGTGATCGGATATTAGATGTTACCTTGTCAAAGGTTGGTGGGAAGGGACTTTTCGTTAAGGAAATTGAACAAGCAATGATTGATGGGGAAATTGACATGGCTGTTCATAGTATGAAGGATATGCCAGGAGTACTGCCAGATGGTTTAACAATTGGCTGTATTCCAAAGCGAGAGGATCATCGAGATGTGTTAATTTCGAAGGATCATAAAAAACTTGCAGAGCTACCGAAGGGATCAGTAATCGGTACAAGTAGCTTAAGAAGAAGTGCACAGCTGTTAATCGAGCGACCAGACCTTGAAATTAAATGGATCAGAGGAAATATAGATACACGTCTTGAAAAACTCAAAACAGAAGAGTATGATGCGATTATTTTAGCTGCAGCAGGGTTATCACGAATGGGCTGGAGCAAGGAAGTTGTTACTGAATTTTTAGAGCCCGAAGTTTGCCTACCTGCTGTAGGACAAGGTGCTTTAGCAATTGAATGTCGTGAAAATGATAATGAATTACTAGACTTATTGGCAAAATTCACAGATAAAGCAACACAATTAGCTGTAAATGCAGAGAGAACCTTTCTTACAAAAATGGAGGGTGGCTGTCAAGTTCCAATTGCAGGATTTGCGACAGTTAACGAAAATCAAGAGATCACATTTACTGGTTTAATCGCTTCACCAGATGGTAAAGAAGTATATAAACAGCAACTTACAGGTAAAGACCCTGTCGTTATCGGTGGAGACGTATCAACAATTTTAACTGAGCAAGGTGCGAAAGTCCTAATTGATCGAGTCAAAGCGGAGCTTGATCAATAA
- a CDS encoding cytochrome C assembly family protein codes for MEMNLTRINEVTIILYALCVLLYFIDFLNNNRKAKQAAFWLLSIVWLLQTIFLFARMFETGRFPVLNVFEGLYFYTWVLVTLSLALNKFLRAEFIIFFTNVIGFIMMALHTFAPAQYESAAVSSKLVSELLLIHITMAILSYGAFSLSFVFSILYTIQYNLLKKKKWGKRLLRLEDLSKLDYMSYVLNVIGVPMLLLSLILGIIWAYIKVEKFHWYDAKVLGSFMVLITYSVYLYIRIVKELQGKSVALLNIASFLVLLINFFLFGSLSRFHFWDS; via the coding sequence ATGGAGATGAATTTAACTAGAATTAATGAAGTAACCATTATTCTTTATGCATTATGTGTACTTTTATACTTTATAGATTTTCTTAATAATAACCGGAAGGCGAAACAAGCTGCCTTCTGGTTACTTTCTATTGTTTGGCTTTTGCAAACAATTTTTTTATTTGCTCGTATGTTCGAAACGGGAAGATTTCCAGTATTAAATGTGTTTGAAGGATTATATTTTTACACATGGGTATTGGTCACTTTATCTCTAGCATTAAATAAATTTTTACGAGCAGAGTTTATTATCTTTTTTACAAACGTGATAGGCTTCATCATGATGGCATTACATACCTTTGCACCAGCACAATATGAGTCGGCAGCGGTTTCAAGTAAGCTTGTTTCTGAATTGTTATTGATTCATATCACAATGGCAATACTTTCATATGGTGCCTTTTCACTATCGTTCGTGTTTTCAATTTTATATACGATTCAATATAATTTGCTAAAAAAGAAGAAGTGGGGAAAACGTCTTCTGCGCTTAGAAGATTTATCTAAGCTTGATTATATGTCATATGTATTAAATGTCATTGGTGTACCGATGCTGTTATTAAGCCTTATATTAGGAATTATTTGGGCTTACATTAAAGTTGAAAAATTTCATTGGTATGATGCAAAAGTTCTTGGTTCTTTTATGGTGTTAATCACATATAGCGTTTATTTATATATTCGAATTGTGAAAGAATTGCAAGGGAAATCGGTTGCATTATTGAATATTGCCTCCTTTCTTGTGTTATTAATTAATTTTTTCTTATTCGGCAGCTTATCTAGATTCCATTTTTGGGATTCATAA